From Nitrospirota bacterium, the proteins below share one genomic window:
- a CDS encoding cation:proton antiporter → MATIELQISLILLFALAGYLLSSRINQSAVVGIIIVGIIIGPSFLAIIKYSDAIKMLAHLGAIMLLFAIGLEFKNREIYQTKYLLIAFIGIILPWTAGYFLGNIFDYNFQESMFIGVSLTATSIAITASVLKEMKKLNTPAAQAIIGAAVIDDVLGLLALSIAAQSVKEGNIELMKIVLTAMKAAAFLIAGIFAAPYIKKLFMKLDEQGVAKEFPDFLFIMSIMFCFLYASVAEIIGLSAIVGAFLSGVVLEGLKFKNSKDLKEGAEYLHVIFGAIFFISLGILVNLKELSFSILPFFAALILVAVLTKVIGCGIAAKMVRFSNSESLIIGFGMSPRGEVAMIVALIGLTSNIISQNLYVSIVLMSLVTTVITPVVVRNLRW, encoded by the coding sequence ATGGCCACGATTGAATTACAGATAAGTTTGATCCTGCTGTTTGCATTAGCGGGATATCTGCTTTCCTCAAGAATAAATCAGTCCGCTGTTGTCGGCATAATCATAGTCGGAATAATAATAGGCCCGAGCTTCCTTGCGATCATAAAATACAGCGACGCCATCAAGATGCTGGCGCATCTCGGCGCGATAATGCTCTTGTTCGCAATAGGGCTTGAATTTAAGAACAGGGAAATCTACCAGACAAAATATTTACTAATCGCGTTTATAGGCATAATCCTTCCATGGACGGCAGGTTATTTCCTCGGAAATATTTTTGATTATAATTTTCAGGAGTCAATGTTCATCGGAGTATCGCTGACCGCAACCAGCATAGCCATCACGGCAAGCGTATTAAAAGAGATGAAGAAACTGAATACGCCGGCTGCACAGGCGATAATCGGAGCGGCGGTGATAGACGATGTCCTCGGTCTATTGGCGCTGTCAATAGCCGCGCAATCCGTAAAAGAAGGCAACATTGAGCTTATGAAAATAGTTTTGACAGCAATGAAAGCGGCGGCCTTTTTGATCGCTGGGATCTTTGCGGCCCCGTACATCAAAAAATTGTTCATGAAACTTGATGAGCAGGGAGTCGCTAAAGAATTCCCGGATTTTTTATTCATCATGTCGATCATGTTCTGTTTCCTGTATGCGTCTGTTGCGGAGATAATCGGCCTGTCAGCGATTGTCGGGGCTTTTTTATCCGGGGTGGTGCTGGAGGGCCTGAAATTTAAAAACAGCAAGGACCTTAAAGAAGGCGCTGAATACTTGCACGTAATTTTCGGCGCGATTTTCTTCATCAGCCTGGGAATACTGGTGAATTTGAAGGAGCTGTCATTTAGCATCCTGCCTTTTTTTGCGGCATTAATTTTAGTAGCGGTTTTAACAAAGGTCATCGGATGCGGGATTGCGGCAAAAATGGTCCGTTTCAGTAATTCGGAATCTTTGATCATCGGGTTTGGCATGTCTCCACGGGGCGAGGTTGCGATGATAGTGGCCCTGATCGGTTTGACGTCAAACATAATAAGCCAGAATTTGTATGTTTCAATAGTGCTGATGTCTTTGGTGACTACCGTAATCACTCCGGTTGTCGTAAGGAATTTAAGGTGGTAA
- a CDS encoding protein kinase has product MVAESLSAGAFLGGFKLENRIHAGGMATIWKVTREDLSIPMVMKVPRLKDGDDPSFIVSFEVEQMVLPKLTGPHVPRFIASGDFSQQPFLVMEHIPGGSLESRLPESPLPPDEAAAIGAKTAKALHDLHRQRVIHLDLTPDNILFRKSGEAVLIDFGLSRHDQLPDLMAEEFHLPMGTAPYISPEQVLNVRSDPRSDIFALGVILYELSTGEQPFGDPKSKAGLRRRLYVDPVPPRALNKECPRWLQEIILRCLEVNPAERYGSAAQLAFALQHPEQVTLTPRAERGRRDSHWTIFKRWMNYKKFGSSANRSIARHLDTVPIIMAAVDTSPEMEALSDSLRKAVKRIFHTERNARLTCVTVRKTPLVGLDLGVDEAGKNLHVQFLIELKHWARTLQIPADRISFHVLEFPDPATALINYAKANHVDHIVIGARSSSTLRRFLGSVSSQVVAEAPCTVTVVRAHQTGGPESGGEAAG; this is encoded by the coding sequence GTGGTTGCGGAATCACTTTCAGCTGGGGCATTCCTGGGCGGCTTCAAGCTTGAAAATAGAATTCACGCGGGCGGGATGGCAACCATATGGAAGGTGACGAGGGAAGACCTGTCTATCCCGATGGTAATGAAGGTCCCGCGTCTTAAGGACGGAGATGATCCGTCATTTATTGTAAGCTTTGAAGTCGAGCAGATGGTCCTGCCTAAACTTACAGGTCCGCATGTCCCGCGCTTCATCGCTTCCGGCGATTTCTCGCAGCAGCCGTTCCTCGTCATGGAACATATTCCGGGCGGATCGCTTGAATCCCGCCTTCCTGAATCACCGCTGCCGCCGGATGAAGCAGCGGCCATCGGAGCAAAAACTGCCAAGGCCCTGCATGATCTTCACCGTCAGCGCGTCATCCACCTCGATCTTACGCCGGACAACATACTCTTCCGTAAAAGCGGAGAAGCTGTGCTGATTGACTTCGGCCTGTCACGTCATGATCAGCTTCCCGACCTGATGGCCGAGGAGTTTCACCTGCCGATGGGCACTGCTCCGTATATCTCGCCTGAGCAGGTGCTGAATGTGCGCAGTGATCCGCGCAGCGACATTTTCGCCCTCGGAGTGATCTTGTATGAATTGAGCACCGGGGAACAGCCTTTCGGCGACCCGAAAAGTAAGGCTGGCCTCAGGAGACGCTTATATGTGGATCCCGTTCCTCCACGTGCATTAAACAAAGAATGTCCGCGCTGGCTGCAAGAGATAATTTTAAGATGCCTTGAAGTAAATCCTGCGGAGCGTTACGGCAGCGCTGCCCAGCTTGCCTTTGCCCTTCAGCATCCTGAACAAGTTACGCTTACGCCACGCGCGGAACGAGGCAGGCGGGACAGTCACTGGACGATATTTAAGCGCTGGATGAATTATAAAAAATTCGGTTCATCCGCAAACAGGTCGATAGCCAGACATCTTGATACGGTGCCGATTATCATGGCCGCCGTGGATACCTCTCCTGAAATGGAGGCACTCTCCGATTCTTTGCGCAAAGCCGTAAAGCGTATTTTTCATACAGAAAGAAACGCCCGCCTTACCTGCGTCACTGTCCGCAAAACGCCTCTTGTCGGCCTCGACCTCGGCGTCGACGAAGCGGGAAAAAATTTGCACGTGCAATTTCTGATAGAGCTTAAGCACTGGGCGCGCACTTTGCAAATCCCTGCTGACAGGATATCGTTTCATGTGCTTGAATTTCCCGACCCTGCAACGGCCCTCATCAATTACGCTAAGGCGAACCATGTTGATCATATCGTCATAGGCGCTCGCAGCAGCTCAACGCTCAGACGTTTTCTCGGCAGCGTGTCTTCGCAGGTTGTTGCGGAAGCGCCCTGCACAGTGACCGTTGTGAGGGCGCACCAGACCGGAGGCCCTGAATCAGGAGGCGAAGCTGCGGGTTAG
- the acs gene encoding acetate--CoA ligase produces the protein MMADDKKIEVLMAEGRTFPPSKEFSSKAHIKSMADYEKLYKRSVEDPEGFWAQMAEENLTWYKKWDKVLESDFTIPSIKWFQGGKLNASYNCLDRHLTSARRNKAAIIWEADDGSYKTYTYQQLHLEVNRFANVLKKKGVTKGDRVTIYLPMIPELAISMLACARIGAIHSIVFGGFSSQALRDRIQDCKSKLLITADRGVRGGKLVPLKSNADVALQECPTIEKVIVVRRADRIEMETNRDSWWHDDMKEPDISNYCEPEQMDAEDPLFILYTSGSTGKPKGVLHTTGGYLLYAQLTFKWIFDYHEEDIHFCTADIGWVTGHSYIVYGPLAEGATSLMFEGIPTYPDAGRFWQICDKHKVNIFYTAPTAIRALMKEGESHVHKHDLSSLRVLGSVGEPINPEAWMWYHVNVGKEKLPIVDTWWQTETGGILITALPGAMTLKPGSANRPFPGVVPKILKEDGSTAGVDEGGYLVIDKPWPGMIRGTYGDPEQKRVKEVYFARFAGKYLTGDGARVDKDGDYWLMGRIDDVINISGHRLGTAEVESALVSHEAVAEAAVVGFPHEIKGEGIYVYVTLKDGQKPSDDLKKILVGHVRTVIGPIATPDKLQFAPGLPKTRSGKIMRRILRKIAKGDVDELGDTSTLADPSVVDNLVKERL, from the coding sequence ATAATGGCAGACGACAAAAAGATCGAGGTGCTAATGGCAGAAGGCAGGACCTTTCCGCCGTCAAAGGAATTCAGCAGCAAGGCGCATATCAAGAGCATGGCTGATTATGAAAAGCTCTATAAGCGTTCCGTGGAAGATCCTGAGGGCTTCTGGGCGCAGATGGCGGAGGAAAATCTCACGTGGTACAAGAAGTGGGACAAGGTGCTTGAGTCTGACTTCACCATACCTTCGATAAAATGGTTTCAGGGCGGAAAGCTCAACGCATCCTACAACTGCCTCGACCGCCACCTGACAAGCGCAAGAAGAAACAAGGCCGCGATAATCTGGGAGGCCGATGACGGCTCCTATAAGACATATACATATCAGCAATTGCATCTTGAGGTAAACCGGTTTGCCAACGTCCTTAAGAAAAAGGGCGTGACGAAGGGCGACAGGGTGACCATCTATCTGCCCATGATCCCGGAACTTGCGATCTCCATGTTGGCGTGCGCTCGCATCGGGGCCATACACAGCATAGTATTCGGAGGCTTCAGCTCTCAGGCCTTGCGGGACAGGATACAGGACTGTAAGTCGAAGCTCCTTATCACTGCTGACAGAGGAGTGAGAGGCGGAAAACTTGTGCCGTTGAAATCCAACGCGGATGTTGCGCTGCAGGAATGCCCTACAATTGAGAAGGTCATAGTGGTAAGGAGGGCGGACAGGATAGAGATGGAGACTAACCGGGATTCATGGTGGCATGATGATATGAAGGAGCCGGACATCTCAAACTACTGCGAGCCCGAGCAGATGGACGCGGAAGACCCGCTCTTCATCCTCTACACATCCGGTTCGACTGGCAAGCCCAAGGGTGTTCTGCATACGACCGGCGGATACCTTCTTTACGCCCAGCTTACGTTCAAATGGATATTCGACTATCATGAAGAAGACATACACTTCTGTACCGCGGATATCGGATGGGTCACCGGGCATAGTTACATTGTGTACGGCCCGCTTGCCGAGGGAGCCACGAGCCTGATGTTTGAAGGAATCCCGACATATCCTGATGCCGGAAGATTCTGGCAGATCTGTGATAAACATAAGGTCAATATTTTCTACACAGCGCCTACCGCGATAAGGGCATTAATGAAAGAAGGTGAAAGCCATGTGCATAAGCATGACCTTTCATCACTCCGTGTCCTCGGCTCGGTTGGAGAGCCCATCAATCCTGAGGCGTGGATGTGGTATCACGTCAATGTCGGGAAAGAAAAACTGCCGATCGTTGACACATGGTGGCAGACAGAGACAGGCGGAATATTGATCACTGCGCTTCCCGGCGCGATGACGCTGAAGCCAGGCTCCGCAAACAGGCCTTTCCCCGGTGTTGTGCCGAAGATCCTCAAAGAGGACGGCTCGACTGCTGGAGTTGATGAAGGCGGTTATCTTGTAATTGATAAGCCGTGGCCCGGAATGATACGAGGCACATACGGAGACCCTGAGCAAAAGCGGGTGAAGGAAGTTTACTTCGCAAGATTCGCAGGCAAATATCTCACCGGCGACGGCGCGCGTGTTGATAAAGACGGCGACTACTGGCTCATGGGAAGAATAGATGACGTTATCAATATCTCCGGCCACAGGCTGGGAACAGCGGAAGTTGAATCGGCCCTTGTCAGCCACGAGGCAGTTGCTGAAGCCGCTGTTGTCGGATTCCCTCATGAGATCAAAGGCGAAGGCATTTACGTTTACGTTACGCTGAAAGACGGGCAGAAGCCGTCCGATGATTTGAAAAAGATCCTCGTGGGCCATGTCAGGACCGTCATCGGTCCGATTGCAACGCCTGACAAATTACAGTTCGCACCGGGATTGCCGAAGACCAGAAGCGGCAAGATCATGAGAAGGATCCTCAGGAAGATCGCAAAGGGCGACGTCGATGAACTCGGCGACACATCAACCCTTGCCGACCCGTCAGTGGTGGATAATCTTGTGAAGGAAAGATTGTAG
- a CDS encoding MHS family MFS transporter — protein MSTTIVTDQVAEKAPISKEEKLVIVASSVGTVFEWYDFYLYATLAPFFAALFFPKGNETAALLSAFATYAAGFLVRPFGALVFGRIGDLVGRKYTFLVTIVVMGLATFGCGLLPTFESVGWFAPVILVTLRLLQGLALGGEYGGAATYVAEHSAHHRRGYSTSWIQTTATVGFFLALLVIGLCRINMTKEVFATWGWRVPFWLSIILLGVSIYIRLKLQESPVFQRIKSEGKTSKAPLTDSFLRYPNNKYVLLALLGATAGQGVVWYTGQFYALFFMQITLKLDFLTTYTLIGASLLLGTPFFIVFGKLSDKIGRLKIILAGCLIAAVTYFPMFKALTHYVNPALEEFQNRTEITVAANEADCNFHIFVGPWSKFSNCDRAKDYMTKQGLSFKTLPGVEGKDVVTTIGGTEIVGWNEQAVKDALKAQGYPAEADKSKINYPMVLLILFIFVIYVTMVYGPIAAFLVELFPTRIRYTSMSLPYHIGNGWFGGLLPLTATAMVAATGDIYYGLWYPIVVSIVTVVIGALFLKETKERDITSYEH, from the coding sequence ATGAGCACAACTATAGTAACAGATCAAGTAGCAGAAAAAGCTCCGATATCCAAAGAGGAAAAATTAGTTATCGTAGCTTCATCCGTTGGAACAGTGTTCGAGTGGTATGACTTTTACCTGTACGCAACACTGGCGCCGTTCTTTGCTGCATTGTTCTTTCCGAAAGGAAATGAAACTGCGGCGCTCCTTTCTGCTTTCGCAACATACGCGGCAGGCTTTTTAGTTCGTCCCTTCGGCGCGCTCGTGTTCGGACGCATCGGCGACCTTGTAGGCCGCAAATACACATTCCTGGTAACGATCGTCGTCATGGGTCTTGCGACTTTCGGTTGCGGCCTGCTGCCGACGTTCGAGTCTGTCGGCTGGTTTGCGCCTGTTATTCTGGTGACTCTGCGTCTGCTTCAGGGACTTGCGCTTGGCGGCGAATACGGAGGTGCGGCCACATATGTCGCTGAACACTCTGCTCATCATCGACGGGGGTACAGTACCAGCTGGATCCAGACCACGGCAACGGTCGGCTTTTTCCTTGCTTTGCTTGTAATCGGCCTCTGCCGGATCAATATGACCAAAGAGGTTTTCGCAACCTGGGGATGGAGAGTTCCCTTCTGGTTGTCAATAATTCTTCTGGGCGTCTCGATCTATATCCGTCTCAAGCTGCAAGAGTCACCGGTCTTCCAGCGTATAAAGTCAGAAGGCAAGACTTCCAAGGCTCCGCTTACCGACAGCTTCCTGCGCTATCCGAACAATAAATACGTGCTACTGGCGCTGCTTGGCGCAACCGCAGGACAGGGCGTTGTCTGGTACACCGGACAATTTTATGCGCTTTTCTTTATGCAGATCACGCTGAAGCTCGACTTCCTCACAACTTACACACTGATAGGCGCGTCTCTGCTTCTTGGAACACCCTTTTTCATCGTCTTCGGCAAGCTGTCGGACAAGATAGGCCGGCTTAAGATCATCCTGGCCGGCTGTCTGATCGCGGCAGTGACCTACTTCCCGATGTTTAAGGCGCTGACGCACTATGTCAACCCCGCGCTGGAGGAGTTTCAGAACAGGACGGAGATCACTGTTGCAGCAAACGAAGCCGATTGCAACTTCCACATTTTTGTCGGCCCGTGGAGCAAGTTCAGCAACTGTGACCGCGCCAAGGACTACATGACCAAACAGGGATTGAGCTTCAAAACATTGCCTGGAGTAGAGGGCAAGGATGTTGTAACGACTATTGGAGGGACCGAGATCGTGGGCTGGAACGAGCAGGCAGTAAAAGATGCTCTGAAAGCCCAGGGCTATCCTGCTGAAGCTGACAAGAGCAAAATCAACTATCCGATGGTTCTGCTCATCCTGTTTATCTTCGTTATCTACGTTACCATGGTTTATGGCCCGATCGCGGCGTTCCTGGTCGAACTGTTCCCGACACGTATCCGTTACACGTCCATGTCTTTGCCGTATCACATAGGCAATGGCTGGTTCGGCGGCTTGCTGCCGCTTACGGCTACGGCAATGGTAGCGGCAACAGGGGATATCTATTACGGACTATGGTATCCGATCGTTGTTTCGATTGTAACAGTAGTCATTGGAGCGCTCTTTTTGAAAGAAACAAAGGAAAGGGACATTACCTCTTACGAACATTGA
- the acs gene encoding acetate--CoA ligase, with the protein MKTHDEKIHILSEITQTYEPPKKIKDNAYLRDYQKIYKQSIKDPDEFWAKTASELHWIKQWKTVSAIKKPSHKWFVGGKLNITQNALDRHLSTWRRNKVALIWLCETGEEKIITYHQLYRAVNKMANGLKSLGVKKGDRVVIYMPLTPEGIISMLGCARIGAIHSVVFAGMGHHALQARIEDSKAKIIITSDITYRRGKAIALKPIVDEAIADIPYIEKVIVHRRAEEKIELYNGREMDFYELFNSQPAECEAETMDSEDPLFILYTSGTTGKPKGVVHVHGGYMVGTYYLAKAFFDIKDEDVYWSTSDIGWIVGHSYIVYSPLVAGATVLCREGTIDYPNPGIVWSTVEKYGVSVMFTAPTAVRMFMKFGTKFTNKYNKKSLRLLACAGEPLNPEAWKWTQEHICADHGFVMDNFWQTEVAGPMIATFPCMTARPGRAGVPVPGLQAEIVDRSGKPVENGKGGLLIIKEPLPYMLRTVYNDPKRYEKAWETIPGAYFTGDIAVKDEHGYISVLGRADDVMNVAGHRIGTAEVESALVSHPSVAEAAVIGKPDEIKGETIKAFVILRAGNKTSDALRDSIVRHVRRELGPIATPEVAFVDKLPKTRSGKIMRRVLRAKEMGLDIGDISTMED; encoded by the coding sequence ATGAAGACTCACGATGAAAAGATCCATATCCTGTCGGAAATAACACAGACATATGAGCCGCCCAAAAAAATAAAAGACAATGCCTATCTCAGGGACTATCAAAAAATTTATAAACAATCCATAAAAGACCCTGATGAGTTCTGGGCCAAAACCGCATCGGAACTGCACTGGATCAAACAATGGAAAACAGTTTCAGCAATTAAGAAACCCAGCCACAAATGGTTTGTCGGCGGAAAACTGAATATTACCCAAAACGCCCTTGACAGACACCTTTCTACATGGAGAAGAAACAAAGTCGCCCTTATCTGGCTCTGCGAGACAGGCGAAGAAAAGATAATTACATACCACCAGCTTTACAGGGCTGTTAACAAAATGGCCAACGGCCTTAAATCCCTCGGCGTGAAAAAGGGCGACAGGGTCGTGATTTATATGCCGCTTACTCCTGAGGGTATTATATCCATGCTTGGATGCGCGAGGATCGGTGCGATCCACAGCGTTGTCTTTGCCGGGATGGGTCATCACGCGCTTCAGGCCCGCATTGAGGACAGCAAGGCAAAGATAATAATAACCTCTGATATAACATACAGGAGAGGGAAAGCGATAGCGTTGAAGCCTATTGTGGATGAGGCCATTGCGGACATCCCTTATATTGAAAAGGTGATAGTGCATAGAAGGGCTGAAGAAAAGATCGAGCTTTATAACGGCAGGGAGATGGATTTTTATGAGCTGTTCAATTCGCAGCCTGCGGAATGTGAAGCCGAGACAATGGATTCCGAAGACCCTCTGTTCATCCTCTATACCTCAGGGACAACAGGGAAACCTAAAGGGGTCGTCCATGTTCACGGCGGATATATGGTAGGAACATATTATCTTGCAAAGGCCTTTTTCGATATTAAGGATGAGGATGTCTACTGGTCCACATCGGACATCGGATGGATCGTAGGTCATAGTTATATCGTGTACAGTCCTCTTGTTGCAGGAGCAACAGTGCTCTGCAGGGAAGGGACCATTGATTACCCCAACCCCGGCATTGTCTGGTCCACTGTTGAAAAATACGGCGTATCGGTTATGTTCACCGCGCCGACCGCTGTCAGGATGTTCATGAAATTCGGAACAAAATTTACAAACAAATATAACAAGAAAAGCCTCAGGCTTCTTGCGTGCGCCGGTGAACCGTTGAATCCGGAGGCATGGAAATGGACGCAGGAGCATATCTGTGCAGACCACGGCTTTGTAATGGACAACTTCTGGCAGACGGAAGTTGCAGGCCCTATGATCGCAACATTCCCGTGCATGACCGCGAGACCCGGAAGGGCCGGGGTCCCGGTGCCCGGCCTTCAGGCCGAGATAGTTGACAGGAGCGGCAAGCCTGTTGAAAACGGCAAGGGCGGACTGCTCATAATAAAAGAACCGCTGCCCTATATGCTCCGCACTGTTTACAACGACCCCAAGAGATATGAAAAGGCATGGGAGACCATACCGGGCGCTTATTTCACCGGAGATATCGCGGTAAAAGATGAACACGGATATATCTCCGTGCTCGGCAGGGCGGACGACGTGATGAACGTCGCAGGCCACAGGATAGGCACCGCAGAAGTTGAATCAGCGCTTGTCAGCCACCCTTCAGTCGCCGAGGCGGCTGTTATCGGCAAGCCCGATGAAATAAAGGGAGAGACCATTAAGGCCTTTGTCATTTTGAGAGCCGGCAACAAAACGTCTGACGCATTAAGGGATTCCATTGTTCGCCATGTACGCAGAGAGCTTGGCCCGATTGCCACTCCCGAAGTAGCCTTTGTTGACAAACTGCCAAAGACGAGGTCGGGCAAAATTATGCGGAGGGTCCTGAGGGCAAAAGAGATGGGCCTTGATATCGGCGATATCTCAACGATGGAGGATTAA
- a CDS encoding cyclic nucleotide-binding domain-containing protein, producing the protein MTIEEVKEFLSKLKPFQELEDKALRQIAGGVIVEFYPKDSVIILEENPPCEYLQIIKKGNVKVKFKKGDKDATEYRGEGNSFGCLRDKAGSKIRVSAVEDTTCYLIGKEILFGILETHPSMSGYSGLALTTDRKTGALTARRSKK; encoded by the coding sequence ATGACCATCGAAGAAGTAAAAGAATTTCTCAGTAAGCTTAAACCCTTTCAGGAACTTGAAGATAAAGCCTTAAGACAAATTGCCGGGGGCGTCATAGTGGAATTCTATCCTAAAGACAGCGTGATCATTCTTGAAGAAAATCCGCCTTGCGAATATCTTCAGATTATTAAAAAAGGGAATGTAAAAGTGAAGTTTAAAAAGGGTGATAAGGATGCCACTGAATACAGGGGAGAAGGCAATTCATTCGGCTGTCTCCGGGACAAGGCCGGATCAAAAATCAGGGTCTCAGCAGTTGAAGATACTACTTGCTACCTAATCGGTAAAGAAATATTATTCGGAATTCTTGAAACACATCCGTCAATGTCAGGATATTCAGGGCTGGCGCTGACAACGGACAGAAAAACTGGGGCACTCACGGCGCGCCGCAGTAAAAAATAA
- a CDS encoding metallophosphoesterase family protein: protein MRIAFFADIHANREALEACLAHSILQGVERNVFLGDLIGYGADPEWVLGTVMHYHENGAIVVLGNHDEAVLQKSRNGMHEDARYAVEWTRTRLNGPQMKFLSGLPLQFEEHDRLYVHANAWAPGQWGYITDSFDAARSLAFTRCRLTFCGHVHEPHLYHQNGSRSVSAFVPQPDVDIPLSTHRRWLINAGSVGQPRDGNPAACYAVYDSARNMLTYFRVPFNVEAAARKIKEAGLPEWFGTRLEQGV from the coding sequence ATGCGAATAGCTTTTTTTGCAGATATTCACGCCAACCGTGAGGCTTTGGAAGCATGCCTCGCTCACTCAATCCTGCAAGGTGTTGAGAGGAATGTTTTCTTAGGGGACTTGATCGGCTATGGCGCTGATCCGGAATGGGTACTCGGAACTGTCATGCATTACCATGAGAACGGAGCGATAGTCGTTCTCGGCAACCACGATGAGGCGGTATTGCAGAAATCACGTAACGGTATGCACGAAGACGCTCGCTATGCTGTTGAATGGACGCGTACCCGTCTTAATGGCCCTCAGATGAAATTTCTGTCCGGACTTCCGCTCCAATTTGAGGAGCATGACCGCTTGTACGTTCACGCAAACGCCTGGGCCCCGGGTCAATGGGGCTATATAACTGATTCGTTTGATGCAGCGCGCAGCCTTGCCTTTACCCGCTGCCGTTTAACATTCTGCGGCCATGTTCATGAACCGCACCTGTATCACCAGAACGGCAGCAGGAGCGTTAGTGCCTTTGTTCCTCAACCGGACGTAGACATCCCGCTCAGCACGCATCGCCGCTGGCTTATCAACGCTGGGTCCGTTGGGCAGCCGCGTGACGGAAACCCTGCGGCATGTTATGCTGTATACGATTCAGCTCGTAACATGCTGACATATTTTCGTGTGCCCTTCAACGTGGAAGCGGCAGCAAGAAAAATAAAAGAGGCTGGACTGCCTGAATGGTTTGGGACGCGTTTGGAACAGGGAGTATAA